Sequence from the Sphingobacteriaceae bacterium GW460-11-11-14-LB5 genome:
ATGGAAAAAACTTGTACAGAAGTATGGAAGAACTGTCTTCAAATTATTAAGGATAACATTCCGAGTCAAAGTTTCAAAACTTGGTTCGAGCCAATAACAGCCCTTAAATTGGAAGGTAAGGTTTTAACTATACAGGTGCCAAGTTTGTTCTTTTACGAATGGCTTGAAGAACATTATGTAGGCTTGCTCCGCAAGACTGTAAAGAAACAACTTGGAGAGGATGGCAGGTTGGAATATAACATCGTTGTAGATAAATCATCAAACAGCGGTAATCCTTATACTACCAATATGCCCTCAAATGGAAATGGAGCGGAGGCAAAGGTACAATCGATGCCGATTCCGGTTTCCATTAATAAGGATATTAAAAACCCATTTATTATCCCTGGATTAAAAAAATTAAATGTTGATCCACAATTAAACTCTAACTATACTTTCGAAAATTATATTGAGGGAGATTGCAACCGCTTGGCGCGTTCTGCAGGTTACGCTGTAGCTGCTAAACCAGGTGGTACATCTTTTAACCCTCTGATGATTTACGGTGGCGTAGGTTTGGGTAAAACACACCTGGCGCAGGCAATCGGTAACGAGATTAAACGCAGCATGCCAGATAAACTGGTGATCTATGTAAGCTGTGAGAAATTCTGCCAGCAGTTTGTAGATTCATTAAAAAACAACACCATTAACGATTTCGTTAATTTTTATCAGGCAATGGATGTAATCATTATGGATGATGTACATAACTTTGCCGGTAAAGAAAAAACACAGGATATTTTCTTCCACATTTTTAATCACCTGCACCAATCGGGCAAACAGGTCATCTTAACATCTGATAAAGCACCGAAAGATTTAGCTGGTTTGGAAGAGCGTTTGTTAAGCCGTTTTAAATGGGGGTTATCAGCAGATCTACAGATTCCTGATCTGGAAACCCGTATTGCTATTTTAAGAAAGAAAATGTATGCTGATGGTATTGAGTTACCAGGCGAGGTGGTAGAATATGTGGCACACAACATTGATAACAATGTACGTGAATTAGAAGGTGCTATGGTATCTCTTTTGGCACAGGCTACTTTGAATAAAAAAGAAATCGATTTAGCCCTTGCTAAGCAGATGTTGAAG
This genomic interval carries:
- a CDS encoding chromosomal replication initiation protein DnaA produces the protein MEKTCTEVWKNCLQIIKDNIPSQSFKTWFEPITALKLEGKVLTIQVPSLFFYEWLEEHYVGLLRKTVKKQLGEDGRLEYNIVVDKSSNSGNPYTTNMPSNGNGAEAKVQSMPIPVSINKDIKNPFIIPGLKKLNVDPQLNSNYTFENYIEGDCNRLARSAGYAVAAKPGGTSFNPLMIYGGVGLGKTHLAQAIGNEIKRSMPDKLVIYVSCEKFCQQFVDSLKNNTINDFVNFYQAMDVIIMDDVHNFAGKEKTQDIFFHIFNHLHQSGKQVILTSDKAPKDLAGLEERLLSRFKWGLSADLQIPDLETRIAILRKKMYADGIELPGEVVEYVAHNIDNNVRELEGAMVSLLAQATLNKKEIDLALAKQMLKNFIKNTSKEISMEYIQKLVCEYFEVPVDMVKSQTRKREIVQARQISMYLSKSHTKSSLKTIGAFFGGRDHSTVIYACQTVEDLIDTDKKFKAYVHDIQKKLKMS